The Nitrospiraceae bacterium region CGGCCCAGCTTGCTGGACAGCAGGAAACATCGGTGGTAATTCTCGGCGACTCGTTCACCTGGGGTGCAACGGCTGTCCCGCTTTCGCGATCATTTCCGGACATGCTTCGTACCGAAGGCTACATAATTCATAACCTTGGCATTCCTGGTACTGGCCCTCTTCAGTACCGCAGCATGGCTGACGTATATCTGCCGCGACTGAAGCCAGACGTGGTAGTCGTGGCGCTGTATCTCGGCAATGACATCTTGACTACACAGTGGGAACCACCTCCTGGTCGACCGCTCTATTATGTGATTGAAAATGGGGATTGGATCACACCGTTTGACGAGAACGGCGAGTATATAGAAGACGTTGAATCAGCCTATGAGTACTATCACAATAAATTTGGAAGGGCGCGTCGGCTTTTGCGAGAAACTGCAACAGGGACATTAGTTTTGAAGATGGTGCGGCGTATAATGACATGGACTTACAAGGGGCAAGCCGCATCTGTCACTATGGTGTTCCAAACGCTCAGTCCTCCCGATGCGCATCCGTTAATACGGTATGCACACAGCTATATTGAACTCGGCAAGATTCGAAATCTCGCTGAGAAGCTCGGCGCCCGTTACTATACCCTTGTGATTCCTGCGCTGGGTGAGGGCTGTCTTACGTCAAAAGATTTCAGTCTGGAAGTACAGCGTGACGCCCTGAGAGAGTTCCAGCCGGTGTATGTGGAGCTATCAGACCATCACTATAATGGCGTTCCTGACTGTCATCTGAATAATGAAGGGCATGCCGTCGTGGCCCGAGCCATCATGAAGCTGTTGGATCGCGGTCTATAAGGGAGCTCTTAGTTCAAAACGAGTTGTCTTTGATCTCTCCGACAGTTCATCTTAATCCTCAATCAAGTTTCCGGGGATTGGGTCAAAACTTTTCTGCCCTGCTCCACATGAAGTTCAAGATGTTAACATTGTATGGAGTGTGACCTGCCCCCTGTAGTTGTACAATCTTCAATGTGATCTAGGTGCCCCGCTCCGTAGGCCCCACGGGTGCCGACGGATTATGGTCCAAGGTACCATGCCTCCGAATCCGGTTAAACGTGTGTCGCCATCCTTCGACAAGCACCTAGACCTCCGACAGTGCATCAACGAGCTCTCGATCCAACAGTTCATCCCTTAATCTTGTTCGGTGTTGTCAAGGGTCTGGTAAACTTGGACGCCGAAGTGGCCCTTGTCAGGGCCACTTCGGCTTCACGTAATTTGGCAAGAATCTGTTCGACAGTAGGACACGGTCGTGGCGTACGCCCCTCCTTTCGGCCCGACCCCCACAGAGAATGGGGACCTATTTAGGGGGCTAGGTCACTCATTTCACCCCGTACCGCTCAATGCATTACCACTCTCGACAGGAGTTTATTCGTCGGGTCGCAAGGAGCGCCTACAGAAGATATCTTTCTGAGAGGGTTGACATTTTCGGTAAAACAGTTTGGAAGGGCAAAAACCTCTTTGATTTTCCAGGTTTTAATTAGCCCTATGACGCAAAATTCAATGTGGCGTACTTGAGCTGCTTTCATCCCTTCCGTTTAGAGATCTAGCTTTCGTTGCCCTCGGCCGGCGAAAGAATTTTCCTTGACTCGTAGCTCATTGTATGTTCATATTCTGAACATCCCATGCAACTATCGGAAAAATCATGAATCTGCAGGGGCAGCGAGACCTCCTCCTGCTTTCAGAAGTTGAACGGGATGCGCATGTGACGCAGCGCTCGCTCGCGTCAAAATTGGGTGTAGCCCTTGGTCTGACCAACCTCTATCTCAAGCGGCTGGCCCATAAGGGCTATATTAAGATTTCCACAATCCCTCCGCACCGCATCCGGTATCTCCTGACACCGCAAGGCATGGCTGAGAAGTCGCGCCTGACCTACCAATATATGCAGTATTCAATTACCCACTATCGCGATATGAGGACGAGGCTTCGCGGCACGCTGACAGATGCCATAGGAGATGGTGTCGCACGTGTCGTCATCTATGGGACGGGTGAGCTGGCGGAAATGGCCTATCTCTCGCTGAAAGAAATGAATCTGACCCTTGTCGGATTCATCGACGACAAGGGGCAAGACAAGTTCCTGTCCTACCCGGTCTGCGCCCCTGACCTGGTCGGCAGGTGGGATTTCGATGCGGTGTTGTTGACGGATTTGGAAAACGGCGAGAAACATCGTGAGATCCTCGGGCGGTACCTTGAGCCCGAGAAAAAGATCCTCACGCTGAGTCTTGTCGCCTGAGCGGAGCGAGAGTCGCCCCGGTTTTTGTGATCACTGTAAGTGAAAGGGCGAAGCTATATCTGAATCAGGTTTATCTGGTTGCTGGTTTGTCTAGTTGTTCTGGTTCATAACGCAAAACCAAACAAACCAGAAAAACCAGTCCTATGAAGATAACGCGGTTCGAAGATCTTGATTGTTGGAAAGAAGCCAGGCTACTCACCCGACAGGTGTATGAGGCAATCGAACAGAATCCTCGCTGGCAAAAAGAGTTCCGGTTTTGTGGGAAAATTCAAAGTGCTGTGGGGTCAGTAATGGCCAATATAGCAGAAGGGCTCGTTCGTCGGTTTAACAAGGAATTTGTGCAGTTTCTGTTCATCGGCATGTCTTCATGTGCCAAAGTTCAAAGCCATCTGTACATCGCGCTTGATCAGGGGTATCTGTCAAAGGATTCTTTTGAGTCGATCTACGGGCAGGCCGGCCGAACCTCAAGAATTATTTCCGGCCTCATCAAGTACCTTCGCATCAAGCAGGCCAAACCAACCAAACAAGCCAGATGAACCAGATAAACCAGATAAACCAATCAAACCATCTCCGCTGGTATGCATTGCGGACCAAGTCGCGGCATGAAAAATTGGTGCGTGATCGGCTGGAGAAGCAGGGGATCGAACCCCTCCTGCCGACGGTCAAGCGCCTCAGCCAGTGGAAAGATCGGAAGAAGGAAATCGAGGTCCCGCTCTTCTCCGGCTATTGCTTCGTGCGGTTTGGGTCTCAGCAGAAGCTGCCGGTTCTCAAAACCATCGGCGTCGTCGAGGTCGTCGGCGGTGGGAAGCGGCCTGAACCGATCCCGGACGAAGAGATCGCCGCGCTCCAGACGCTCATGACCAGCGTCCTTCCCTATGATCCGCATCCGTACCTGCATGAAGGCATGATGGTCGAAGTCGTCCGAGGGCCGCTTCAAGGAGTGCATGGGATTCTCTTGCGCAAGGAGAAGCGCCACCGGCTCGTGTTGGGTGTTCGGCTGATTCAACAGGCTGCGGCGGTAGAAATCGACGTGAACGATGTCCGGCCTATCTAGGCAACCAATTCAACTCACCCCCCTCAAACGTTGACAGTCGATTCTTTCATTGTTCTGGCGAAAAATCCGGACCAGAGGCAAGTTGGACTGATGGTGTCAATCCTTGAGGTCCAGATATCCCGGTGGGGACCAACCGCTACGATGTCCAACATTCGCCGGGGGTTTGATCATGAGTAGTGCGCATAGCGGAAGTGTGCCTCGTGTGGCGGTTGTCGGGGCCGGCTACTGGGGCAAGAATCTCGTCCGCAATTTTCAGAGTTTACATGCTTTGGGTGCGGTTTGTGACAGCGATCCGGAGCGGTTGGAATCTTTCAAGCAACAGTATTCGTCGGCAAGCATGTTCAGCGCCTATTCAGATGTGTTGCGAGATGAGACGATTCGGGCCGTGGCGATCGCGACGCCTGCTGAAGCACATACACGAGCGGTGAGAGAAGCATTGCTGGCCGGGAAAGATGTCTTCGTTGAAAAGCCGCTTTGCCTCTCTGTCGAAGAAGGGGAAGAACTCGTCGGTCTGGCGAAAAAGAGGGGTCGGATTCTGATGGTCGGACACCTGCTCTGGTATCACCCGGCCGTGCTGAAGTTGAAGGAGCTCATTGCTGCGGGAGAGTTGGGAAGAATCCAGTACATCTACTCCAATCGCTTGAATCTCGGGAAGATTCGCCGCGAAGAAAATATTCTGTGGTCGTTTGCTCCTCATGATATTTCGGTCATTCTCGGTCTCCTCAATGAAACGCCGGACGGAATCCGCGCGCAAGGCGGAAACTACCTCCACCAACAGATCGCCGATGTGACGATCAGCCTGCTGTCTTTTCCAAGCGGAGTGAAGGCTCATATCTTCGTCTCCTGGCTGCATCCGTTCAAAGAGCAAATGTTGGTGGTGGTCGGGGATCGAAAAATGGCGGTGTTCGATGATCTTGAAAAAAAGGACAAGCTTGTCTTGTATCCCCATTCGATCGATTGGAAGAATTATATTCCAATCCCCAACAAGGCCGATGCTCAACCGGTCGAGCTCGATACGCAGGAGCCTCTTCAAGCCGAGTGCCAGCATTTCCTGGACTGCGTGGTGTCCCGATCACGCCCCAGAACAGATGGGGAAGAGGGACTGAGAGTGTTGTCTGTACTTCAACGTTGCCAGGAAGCACTGGAGAAAGAAGCGACCCGACTGGCCAAAACGGAAGCGCGATCGCGTCAGCAGCTCTATTTCATTCACGACTCGGCCTGCGTGGACGACGGAGTGGAAATCGGCGAAGGGACCAGCATCTGGCACTTTTCTCATGTGCTCAAAGGGTCGCAGATCGGGAAGCATTGCAAGATAGGCCAAAACGTCGTTATTGGCCCGAAGGTAAGGATCGGCAACGGCGTCAAGATTCAAAACAATGTATCCGTGTACGAGGGAGTGACGCTCGAAGACTTCGTTTTCTGCGGTCCCTCGATGGTCTTTACCAACGTCTTCAATCCCCGCAGCGAAATTCCGCGTATGACGGAGCTCAGGCCGACGCTCGTCAAACGTGGAACCACGCTGGGCGCAAATTCAACCATTCTGTGCGGAATTACAATCGGTCAATACGCATTCATCGGAGCAGGAGCCGTCGTCACGAAAGATGTACCCGATCATGCACTCGTCGTCGGGAACCCAGGCCGAGTGACTGGTTGGATGTGTAACTGTGGGGTGAAGCTTCTGGTGAAGGGGAAGAAGGCGAGCTGTCCGACCTGTGGGAAGCATTACCTATCCGGCAAGACGGGGATGAAGGCGGTCTAACAAAAAAGAAGGAGAGCTTCATGGGAGTTCCGCTTCTCGATTTGAAGGCACATCACGAGCCGCTCCATAAAGAAATCATGGATGCCTTGGAGCAGGTTTTTCGGAGCCAGGCGTTCATTCTGGGGCCGGAGGTGACAAAGCTGGAAGAACGAGTGGCGACCTATTCCCAAGCTGGATACGGCATCGGAGTGTCGTCCGGGACAGATGCGCTCCTTCTCGCGCTGATGGCGATCGGGGTGGGTCATGGGGACGAAGTGATCACGACACCATACTCCTTCTTTGCGACAGCAGGAGCGGTTGCTCGCCTTGGCGCCAAACCGGTCCTCATCGACATTGACCCAAAGACATACAACATTGATCCAGCGAAGATTCGCGGCGTGATCACATCCAAGACCAAAGCCGTAATTCCGGTCCACCTCTATGGGCAATGTGCCGATATGGCGCCGATTCTCGACATCGCTCAGCGGCACAACCTGAAAGTCATCGAAGATGCGGCCCAAGCCATCGGGGCGGAATACCGCGACGGTCGGCGAGCCGGCAGCATGGGGACGGTCGGATGTCTCTCCTTTTTCCCGAGCAAGAACCTTGGATGTCTAGGAGATGGGGGGATGGTCGTGACGAATGATCCCGATCTCTCGGAGCGAATGAGAGTGCTGCGCGTTCACGGAGGAAAGCCGAAATACTACCACAAGGTGATTGGAGGCAACTTCCGGATCGATACGATCCAGGCCGCCGTGCTCAACGTGAAACTGAATTATTTGGATGAGTGGACGAGAATGCGTCAGGAGAATGCCCGACGCTATGAAACACTGTTCCAGCAGAGTGGATTAGTGCAAAAGGGAAAAGTGCGACTGCCGGTGCCTGTCTATCGAGATTCGGGCAGCAAGCACTACCACATCTACAATCAATTCGTGCTGCGGGTCGACAAACGGGACGACTTGATGGCATTCCTCAAGCAGAACGGGATCGGAACAGAAATCTATTACCCGGTTCCGTTTCATTTGCAAGAGTGTTTCCGATACCTGGGGCATAAGGAAGGAGACTTTACGGAATCGGAACATGCAGCCAAAGAAACCTTGGCCATCCCGATCTATCCCGAACTGACTGCGGCGCAGCAGGAAGAGGTTGTGGCAGCGACGAGCAAATTCTATGCGTGAAAGCAGGTTTGCGGTGTATGAATACCTGCGAGTCAAGGAGCGTTTGTCTATGCTTCTCCCACCTAGAGATTGGATCAGAACGGCTCACCATGAAAATGTCTAAAGAGGCACAAGACGGTAATCCTCCATCGGTGTTGTTGGAGTGATTAGTGGTGGACGGTGGCCTGAACCGATCCCAGACGAAGAGATCGCCCCCCGCTCCAGACGTTGATGATCAGAGTCCTGCCGCACGATTCCCATCCTTATTTCCACGAGAGCATGATGGTCCCAGTCATTCGCGGTCCGAAAGAGGCGAGGGGGTATTCTTCAACAGAAAGAGAATCGAGATCATCTGGTGCTTGGTGTTCGTCTCAATCAATAGGCTGCCATGGTCGCAATCGACGTCCGTGACGTAGTGCCGATATGAGACCTTCTGTTAAAGCATTTATTCAGGCCCGCATGTCCTCGAAGCGATATCCGGGGAAAGTACTGGCCCCGTTTCGAGAAGAACCGTTGATTCGCCACGTTGTCCGGGCAGCGGAAGCAGTGCTCCTCCGCCGCAATGTGGTGGTCGTGACGAGCACGCATGTAACGGACGATCCGCTAGCCTCCTATCTACAATCGGTTGGTGTGCAAGTATTTCGAGGCCCGCTCGACAATGTGCTGCAGCGATTTCTCCTGTGTCTGCGCGACCATCCATGTGACTGGGTGTTCCGGATCAACGGTGATAGTCCCTTGCTGTGGCCAGAGTTAATTCAGATTTTTATGCGAGAGGCTGAGCAGTTCAGCGGGGATGTCATGACGACGATCTTCCCGCGAACTTTTCCAAGGGGACAAAACTTGGAACTGATCGGCGCCCACGTCTTAAGAGAGCTTGCCGGGGAACCACTGACTTCGGAAGATTTAGAACATGTCACACCTTATGTCTATCGTCATCCCGAGCGGTACAGGATTACCAACATTGAATCTGGTGACGCGCGGCTGAGCGAAACTAGCCTAGCAGTGGATACGATCGAAGACTTCCGACGGTTGGGCGCGCTGACGACGAGTGATCTCCAGCACCTCTTGCCACCTGTTCTTTCGTCACGAGTACTCTCATGAACACCACCATGGCTGGGAACGCTAGCCGATGAACGTACCACGACAGATTCCGTTCGCCAGGCCATGGATCACAGACGAGGACAGAAAAGCCGTGATGGAAGTCCTCAATGGCCATATTCTAACCCATGGTCCCCAGTGCAAGTCGTTCGAGCAGGAATTCGCGGAATTTGTGGGTCACGGGGCTCATTGCATCTCGGTGAGTTCCTGCATGGCGGCACTCCACCTGGCTTACCTTCACTTCGGTATCGGACCGGGGGACGAAGTGATCGTGCCGGCGCAAACACATACCGCGACCGTGCACGCAGTCGAATGGGTAGGAGCCAAACCGGTGTTCGTGGACTGTGATCCACGCACGGGCAATGTCACGGCTGCGGCGGTCGCAGCCTCGGTCACGTCCAAGACGAAAGCGCTCTCAGTCGTTCACTTCGCCGGGATTCCCTGTGAGATGCCGGCAATCATGAAAATTGCCGCGGGGCGTGATCTGAAGGTGATCGAAGACTGCGCGATCGCGCTTGGGGCGCACTACGCGGGGCAGCATGTGGGGCTGTTCGGCGATGTCGGTTGTTTTTCGTTCTATCCGGTGAAGCATATGACTACGGCCGAGGGAGGGATGTTTGTGACTCGTCACGGAGCCGTAGCGCAGGCCGTCGGCCGCCTCCGCGCGTTCGGGGTCGATCGGACGCATAGTGAGCGGTCGCTGCCGGGAATGTACGACGTGCCGTCGCTGGGGCTGAACTATCGGATGAGCGAAATGCAGGCCGCCCTTGGACGTTCCCAATTGCAGCGCATGAAGATCGGGCTGGAAAAACGAGCCGCGCTGTTTGAACGGTATCGGCGGTTATTGGAGCCGATTAAGGGAGTCCGATTGATCGATTCAGTCGACCCTAAAGCCGCCTCGAGCCACTATTGCGTCAGTCTGGTATTCGAACCACCCTACGCGGTGAAGCGTGACGAGATTGTCATGCGGCTCAATGCGGCCGGAATTGGAACGAGTATTTACTATCCCCAGCCAGTTCCGAGAATGACGTTCTACAGGAAGAAGTATGGCATCGAGCCATCGAAGTACTCGATCGCCTCTCAACTCAGCGACCATTCCGTGGCACTGCCCCTGGGGATGCATGTCGAGAATGCGGATGTCGATATGATTATCGCGACCCTGGCGGAGATCTTGAAATCGCCCAGCTGACTGAAGGAGGGCAGACGTGATTGAGTTACGGGGACGAAAGATTGCCTTGATTGGTGGAGCTGGTTTTATCGGACACAACCTAGCGTTGACTCTCTCCAGATTAGGCGCCGAAGTGCACGTAGTCGATAGCCTCCAAGTTAATAATCTGGGAGCGTTTTCTAATTCGCATGATGATCAGAACAAGTCACTTTACCTGCACCTTATTAACGAACGGTTGCGACTGCTCACAGAGGCCGCAATCCCATTGCATGTGGTCGACGCCCGTGATTACCAAGTGTTATCTCGTTGCCTGAGCGACATGAAGCCAGAAACGATTGTGCAACTGGCGGCCATTGCCCATGCTAATCGAGCAAACAAGGATCCGTTCAATACCTTCGATCACAGTTTCCGGACGTTAGAGAATGCCCTGGACTGCGCGCGCGGACAGGATCGGCATTTCATTTATTTTTCATCCTCTATGGTTTATGGAAATTTCGACGGCGGCGCGGTTTCCGAAGATCAACGGTGTGAGCCGCTCGGCATCTATGGTGCTCTGAAGTACGGGGGTGAAAAATTGGTCATCGCGTATAATCAGGTATTTGGACTCTCTTACACCATTGTCCGTCCATCCGCTCTCTATGGGGAGCGTTGCGTGAGTCGGCGAGTCGGGCAGGCATTTATTGAAAATGTTTTACGTGGACTCCCGCTCAGCGTTAATGGAGATGGCGGAGACGCGCTAGATTTCACGTACATCGAGGATTTAATTCAGGGACTAGTGCTCTGCATGGTGAAGGATGAGGCTCGGAACCAAATTTTCAATCTCACATTTGGCGGATCGAGGACCCTGAAACAGATGATCGATATCGTCCGGGCCGAGTTTCCCGACGTGCCGGTCAATTACCAGCCGCGAGACAAATTGATGCCCGAGCGCGGAACCTTATCGATCGAAAAGGCCAAGCGGTTGCTTGGGTATGAACCGCAGTTCCCGCTTGAAAAGGGGTTCCGGCGCTATATCGAATGGTACAAGAAATTGGCAGAGGAACAACCCCGATTTTTCTCTCCGGCCGCGTCAAAAAATTAAGAGCACCAAAGTTTATTTATGAAGTTATTCGGAAAGGATTTGGATCACGAGGTCCTTGTGGTCGGCGAAATCGGCGTCAATCACGAGGGCGACGTCGAGGCGGCGGCCAAGTTAATTCGGCTGGCACACGAGGCCGGAGTCGATGCCGTCAAGCTTCAAAGCTATACGCCTGAACGGCTCGCCTCAACGGCTGACCCTATTCGTTTTCAGCGCGTCCGACAATTCTGCCTCGATCGAGCTGCTCATGTCCGTTTGGCTGAAGAAGCCAGGAGGCTTGGTGCGAATCTGTTCTCCGCAGCGATCACAGAGGATGTTATCCCGCTGCTCGCGGAGCTCTTTCCAGTCATCAAAGTTGCCAGCGGGGATCTGAACTTCGAACCGATCGTGCGCGGTGCTGCTGTGACAGGAAGAATCATCATTCTTTCAACAGGAAACAGTACGGTCGAAGAAATCGACCAGGCGATAGAGTGGTGCCGGTCGGAAATCGGTGAGGAGGCAATGCGCGATCATGTTGCATTGCTGCACTGCGTATCGGCTTATCCAGTCCCAATCGAACAGGCCAATCTTCTAAGCATACCGTTTCTTCGCGATCGGTACGGTTTGGTCACCGGCTATTCCAATCACGTATTGGGAACAGAAGTGGTGTTGGCGGCCGTAGCGCTTGGTGCCAGGATTATAGAAGTGCATGTGACGGACCGGCGTGAAGGTCGAGAGTTCAGGGATCATCACCTGTCTTTTGAACCAAAGGAGTTGGTGCAGCTTATCGAGAGTATCAGAAAAGTCAGCGCGAGCCTTGGTAAAGCTGAGAAACGGCCCCAGCCTGCCGAAACTGAGATTCGCACCGCTATGAGAAAAGGAGTCGTGGCTGCCCGAGACCTGCGTCCCGGGGTGCTTCTCACGAAAGACGATCTTATGTATGCCAGACCCGCGAGCGAGTTTCCCGCTGCGGAGCTTCCGCTGCTCTTGGGCCGGCGGTTGAAAGTGGCGCTTCGACGAGGCGACGTGATTCCACGTGCCGGCGTGGAGGAGGCCTGAGGTCGAAACGATGGATTGTTTGCGGGCAGGCATCATCGGCCTCGGGGTAGGCGAGCAACATGCGGAAGCACTGGCGGCGATCACGGAGTGTAAACTGGTGGCAGTTTGCGACCGGGATCAACTGAAACTGAAGCAGGTGGCGTCGCGATTTCCCGGTGTGCGGGCGGTCGACGTCGATCGTGACATTCTCGACGATCCGACGATCGATCTGGTTTGTATCGCAAGCTATGACAGCGATCATTTCTCTCAGACACTGCGCGCGTTGGAGAACGGCAAGCATGTGTTTGTAGAGAAGCCCTTCGTGATGCATGAACAGGAAGCCCGAATGGTACGAGAGGCGCTTCGGAAGAACAGGCAGCTGCGGCTATCGTCCAATTTGATTCTCCGCCGCTCGCCGCGGTTTCTGGATTTGCGACGGCGAATTCAGAACGGTGAATTGGGCCGGCTTTACCATGTGGAGGCGGGCTATAACTATGGCCGGCTCCAGAAGATTACCGAGGGATGGCGTGGGCAGTTGGACTTCTATTCCGCGGTGCATGGCGGGGGTGTCCACGTGGTGGACCTGCTGATGTGGCTTACGGGCGACCGGATCGTCGAAGTGTCGGCGGTAGGGAATGCGATTGCCAGCGAGGGGTCGGGATTCAAGAATTTTGACAATGTGGTCGCGTTGGTGCGGTTCGCGGGCGGCGCAATCGGGAAAGTCGGGGCGAACTTCGGGTGCGTCGCGCCCCATTTTCACTCGGTTGAGTTCTATGGTACCAAGGCGACATTCGTGAATGGGCGGGAGTGTGCGTGGCTCTTCACGTCGCGCGATGCGAATGTGCCTCCTGTTCGGATCGACACCGCCTACCCGGGCGTGCACAAAGGGGCGCTCATCGCTGGTTTTGCGAAAGCGATCGTCGATCGCAGCGATGCAGAGGTGACGGAAGAAGACGTATTTGCCGGTCTGTCCGTGTGTTTTGCGATCGAGCGCAGCGTGCATGTAGGGTCTCCAGTCAAGGTCGAGTATGTCTAGCGTCTCATCGAGTGTCCGACAGGTCATCACGGCAGGTGGCCTGTCGATTGTGTACGATTCATGGCTCTCCGAGGTCATGTCGCGGGAAGTCCATCGTGTGAGCGGCAAGGTCGAGGAAGAGGATGAAGCGCAGCGTGCTGTGCAGCAGATCGCTCACCTTCCCGGGTTTTCCTTCGCGCGAGTGCGAACTGATGATGTGCGGACGACTCAGATGCTTGAGCGCTGCGGGTTTCATCTTGTTGACACGGCAGTAACGTTGGAAGTTTCTGGATTGTCTGCCTCGAGTGCAGGGAGCGGTAATGTACGCCTCGCGCGTCCTGAGGATCGCAAGGCGGTTGAGGGGATTGCGCGGCGCAGTTTCACCTGTTCACGCTTTCATCTTGATCCGGCCATTCCGAAGTCGCTTGCCGACGAAATCAAAGCGCAGTGGGCGGGTAATTTCTTTCTTGGGAAGCGGGGCGACCAGATGGTTGTCGCAGAAAAGGCTGGCGAGATTGTGGGGTTCGCCCAACTTCTCAAACCTTCCGGAAACGTGCTCGTCATCGATCTCATCGCCGTGGAAAAAACTCATCGCGGGCAGGGTTTGTCAAAAGAAATGATCCGTTTTTCCTACATGTCCTGCGGGCATCCCCGGATCATGCGGGCGGGGACCCAGATCGCCAACACGGTGTCCTTAGGAGTCTACCAGGACATCGGCTTCCGTATTGTTTCGTCCGATTATGTGTTTCATCACCATCTTGTTATCGGCTAATTGCCCAGGCCGTATTCCTATGGAACCGGTGCGGAATCCGCCTCGTCGAGGAGCCTGTTGATTATGTGCGGGATTGCAGGATTTGTCGGCACGCGTCAAATTCCGGACGA contains the following coding sequences:
- a CDS encoding N-acetylneuraminate synthase family protein, which translates into the protein MKLFGKDLDHEVLVVGEIGVNHEGDVEAAAKLIRLAHEAGVDAVKLQSYTPERLASTADPIRFQRVRQFCLDRAAHVRLAEEARRLGANLFSAAITEDVIPLLAELFPVIKVASGDLNFEPIVRGAAVTGRIIILSTGNSTVEEIDQAIEWCRSEIGEEAMRDHVALLHCVSAYPVPIEQANLLSIPFLRDRYGLVTGYSNHVLGTEVVLAAVALGARIIEVHVTDRREGREFRDHHLSFEPKELVQLIESIRKVSASLGKAEKRPQPAETEIRTAMRKGVVAARDLRPGVLLTKDDLMYARPASEFPAAELPLLLGRRLKVALRRGDVIPRAGVEEA
- a CDS encoding Gfo/Idh/MocA family oxidoreductase encodes the protein MDCLRAGIIGLGVGEQHAEALAAITECKLVAVCDRDQLKLKQVASRFPGVRAVDVDRDILDDPTIDLVCIASYDSDHFSQTLRALENGKHVFVEKPFVMHEQEARMVREALRKNRQLRLSSNLILRRSPRFLDLRRRIQNGELGRLYHVEAGYNYGRLQKITEGWRGQLDFYSAVHGGGVHVVDLLMWLTGDRIVEVSAVGNAIASEGSGFKNFDNVVALVRFAGGAIGKVGANFGCVAPHFHSVEFYGTKATFVNGRECAWLFTSRDANVPPVRIDTAYPGVHKGALIAGFAKAIVDRSDAEVTEEDVFAGLSVCFAIERSVHVGSPVKVEYV
- a CDS encoding GNAT family N-acetyltransferase, whose product is MSSVSSSVRQVITAGGLSIVYDSWLSEVMSREVHRVSGKVEEEDEAQRAVQQIAHLPGFSFARVRTDDVRTTQMLERCGFHLVDTAVTLEVSGLSASSAGSGNVRLARPEDRKAVEGIARRSFTCSRFHLDPAIPKSLADEIKAQWAGNFFLGKRGDQMVVAEKAGEIVGFAQLLKPSGNVLVIDLIAVEKTHRGQGLSKEMIRFSYMSCGHPRIMRAGTQIANTVSLGVYQDIGFRIVSSDYVFHHHLVIG